The Devosia sp. MC521 genome segment GGAGGCGATGGCCGAGACGTCGCATTACTACTGGCGCGGCGCAAGGCGGAAGCTGTTTCGAGCCTCTTTCCTCACGCAATGGTTATCGGCGCTGACCAAACTTTGGCTCTCGGGCCAGATCTTTTGCACAAGCCTTCCTCAAGCCAATCGGCTGCCGACCAGCTTGATCTGCTGCGCGGCAAAACCCATCGGCTCCATGCCGGAGTTTCGCTCGTTCAGAATGGGCTTGAACTTTGGTCCCACCTTGAGAGTGCCGAACTAACCATGCGCGAGTTTACCCCCGAAGAGCGCGATGATTTGCTCATGCTAGAGGGGGAAGCAGTGTTAACTACGGTTGGTGGTTATCGCTTGGAAGGCCCATCCATTCGCCTTTTTGAAAAGGTGAGCGGCGACTACTTTACTATTCTGGGGCTTCCCCTATTGCCCCTCCTTCAAGCTTTGCGCGATTTTGCGCCGGACCTTCTAACTCCTCAGGACTAATCCTTGACCACCAAGGCTTTTGTTATCGGGCATCCGATTGCCCATTCCCGTTCGCCGCTCATTCACGGCACTTGGTTGGCCGAACATGGCATTGACGGAAGTTATGAAGCGATTGACGTTGCCCCAGATGCCTTGCCGGCTTTCTTTGAGCGGTTGCGTGGTGGCGAATTCGCTGGTGGCAATGTCACCATTCCCCACAAAGAGGCCGTCTTTGCGCTGTGCGATGAGGTTGACCCTCTGGCACTTAGCATTGGTGCTGTGAACACGCTAATTGCCCGCGACGGCCGCGTGACCGGCACCAATACCGACTATCTTGGTTTCCTTGGCAATCTTGATCAGGGAGCACCAAATTGGTCTGACGGGGCCAAGCCGGCGATCGTGCTGGGTGCGGGCGGAGCCTCACGCGCCATTCTCGTGGCTTTGGCCAGTCGTTCTATTCCCGTCATCCTTCTCAATCGCACGCGCGAAACAGCGGATCGTTTGGCTCAGGAATTGGATGGGGACATCACGGTAGCGCCTATCGACGCCTTTAACGATGTGGCGCCGCACGCCGGTTCGGTCGTTAACACCACCTCGGTTGGCATGCATGGCTCGCGTTTCGAGAATTTAGATCTCTCACGTTTGCAGCTCGGCTCTCTGGTGACAGATATCGTTTATTCGCCACTCGTGACCCCGCTTTTGGCGGATGCGCAAAAGCTTGGCTTACAAACCGTTGATGGATTGGGCATGCTCTTGCATCAGGCCGTTCCCGGCTTTGCGGCCTGGTTTGGTGTTACGCCACAGGTGAGTGCTCAATTGCGCGCCCGTATTGAAGCCACTTTGGGGCATTGATCCATGTATAAGCTTGGCGTCACCGGCTCGATCGCGACAGGAAAATCTACGGTTCTTGAGGGCTTTTCAAAGCTCGGCGTACCGGTGTTTTCTGCCGATCAGGCTGTCGCTGAGCTTTATTCGGGTGGTGCAGCCAAGGAGGTTGAGGCGCTGTTTCCAGGTGTTCTCGAACATGGTGTTGTGAACCGTCAAACTCTTTCCCTCAAACTAGCTGCTGATCCATCCGGCTTTGCGCGCTTAGAAGCTCTCGTCCATCCGCTGGTTCGTAAGAAGATTGCCCAGTTTTTGGCGGCATCAGAAAAAGCGGGTCATGCGCTCGCGGTCGTCGAAGTGCCCCTCCTGTTCGAAAGCGGCTTCAACTACGGCTTCGATGGTATCGCTGTTACTCATGTAAGCAGCGCTCTCCAACGCGATCGTGTTCTCGCGCGTCCCGGCATGACCGTGGATAAGATGGAGACCATCATTGCCCGGCAGATGCCGCAGGCAGCAAAGATGGAACGAGCAAATTATCTCTTTGACACCGAGCAGACGCGCGAACGAATTGAAGCGCAGATTGCTCAGCTGGTCGAAGATGTACGAGCGAAGCGGGATATCAAATGATCAGAGAAATCGTCCTCGATACCGAAACCACAGGTCTGTCTCCGCAAGGCGGCGATCGCTTGGTTGAAATCGGGGGCGTGGAGCTGATCAACCACATCCCTACCGGTAAACATTATCACGTCTATATCAATCCTCAGCGCTCGATGCCCGAGGAAGCTTTTCGCGTTCACGGGCTGAGCGAAGAGTTTCTATCCGGCAAGCCACTGTTTAAGGATGTGGTCGCCGAGTTCCTCGAGTTTATCGGGGACTCGACCTTGGTCATCCACAACGCGCCTTTCGATATGGGCTTCCTCAACCACCAGCTCGATGGCCTGGGCAAACCGAAGCTGAGCAATCCCGTTATCGATACGGTGATGGTGGCTCGGGCCAAACATCCAGGGGCACGCGTGAGCTTGGATGCGCTGTGTAAGGTCTACGGCATTGATAATTCGCGCCGCACGCTCCACGGCGCTTTGCTCGATAGTGAGATCCTAGCCGAGGTCTATCTTGAGCTTATTGGCGGTAAACAGGTCAGCCTTGCCCTTGCCGCGGAAGCCGAGACAACAGCGGCCGAGACAGTGGTTACGCGTGTGCCGGTTTTGCCGCGCCCCAGCCCTTTGCCGAACCGTATCCAAGCTGAAGAATTTGCTGCCCATGAGGCCTTTGTTGCCAAAATGGGTGATAGCGCCATTTGGGGTAAATACCGTGACCCCGCGTCAGAGACATCCCAATAAAAAAGACCCCGGCGCAAACCGGGGTCTTTTCATATTCGATAGAGCGAAAGCTTAGTTCAGCTTTGGCGCTTCTTCGGTTGCCGGTGCGGTATTGTTCTGCGCTGCGAGCTTGGCAAGGTTCTGACGGTAGATCACCGAGAAATCGACCGGTTCCATCATCAGTGGCGGGAAGCCGCCCTGCTGGGTAACGCTGGCGAGAACCTGACGGGCGAATGGGAAGATTAGGCGTGGGCATTCGACCATCAGCAGCGGCGAAAGCTGTGCTTCTGGAATGTTGCGAATGCGGAAAATGCCGCCGTAAACGAGTTCAACGTTGAACAGTACGTTTTCTTCGCGCTGCGCCTTGGCGTTGAGGGTCAGCTCAACAGCAAACACTTCGTCGCTCTGCTTCTTCACGCCGACCGAGATCGAGACGTTGAAGTTCGGGTTGGTGCCAGCGGTAAGAAGGCTGTTGGGAGCACCCGGATTTTCGAAAGAAAGATCGCGGATATACTGACCCATCAGGTTCATGCTGGGCTGGTTACCGGATTCCGGCGCAGCCGCGCCCTGGGTCTCATCGGCCATTATGCTTGGTCCTTCTTCGTTCGGATCACCGAGAAATACTGGCCTTGGGCTAGCACTTTTGCCTTAGGCAAACAAGCGTTAGCCGTCTTTACGCCAATCGTCTTTGTCGAGGTCAATCGTGCGTTGTGGTTCCGCGCGGAAATCATAGCTTTCGTCTGCGCGGCGATAGCTGGTTGTGGTTTCTACCACGGTCACATTCTTGGCCAACTGGCCAAAGAGGAACCCGCGCACTGTTGGCAGCAACAGCAGCAGCGCCACGATATCGCTGATAAAACCAGGGATCAGTAAAAACATTGCAGCGACGCCAATCATGGTCGCGTCAAACATGGTCCGGCCAGGCACCGTTCCCTGATTAACATTTGTGCGCAGTCGATTGATCGCGCCAAGGCCTTGTTGTCGAAGCAGAAAGCCACCCAAAACAGCAGCTAGGATAACCAGCCCGAGCGTTGGTAATAGGCCGATGGCGCGCCCAACCACGACAAACATGGCAATTTCCAACAAGGGCAGTGCGATAAAACCGAAGAGGATAAATCGACCCACGGTTGCAGCCTTTCGCTAAAGTACCGCGTTGAAACCGCGGGAAATGACATTGCAGCCCATGTGAACTGGTTTTGGGCTAAAGCTTTGCCTATATATAGGGACAACTGCTGGCCAATCGAGCGCCAGAACCAAAATTTGTCGATGCCGACCAGCCCAAGGTGCCTTAATCAATGGATGATTTTCTCGACCTGCCGACCCTGATTGCCATCGTCGTGGCCGTATTCGTCCTTTTCCGCCTTCGTTCCGTGCTCGGCACACGCACGGGCAACGAACGTCCGCCTGTTGATCGGTCGCGTTCTGCCAACACTGAAAGCAAGGCTGACACTGACGATACGGTCGTGCCGATTCGTCCGCATTCGCCAGCAAGCGCACCCGATCTCGATGACGAGCGTCGTGCCCGTAAGCTTGAAGCTGAAATCGACCAGTTCTCGCGCGGCGATATGGAACTAGCCGAAGGCCTCAAGGCAGCAGCTGCCGCCGATTCGACCTTTACGCCGAAGTCCTTCCTTGAAGGGGCCAAGGCCGCATATGAAATGATCATTACCGCCTATGCGGAAGGTGATCGTCAGACGCTCAAGAACCTCCTCGAAAAGGACGTGTTTGAAGGCTTCCAACGCGCCATCGCCGATCGGGAAGCGGCCGGCCATAAGGTAGACTTCACCTTTGTCGGTCTGCCAAAGATCGAGTTCTCTCAGGCCGAAGATGATCGCAAGAATGTGCTGGTAACGATCCGTTTCCACGCCGAAGTGGTTTCCGCGACGCGCAACGCAGTGGGTGACCTTGTCGAAGGCAACGCCGATCAGGTCCAGATGATTGCCGATGAGTGGACCTTCGCTCGCAATCCAAAGTCGCGTGATCCTAACTGGAAGGTCGTTACGACCAACCAGCTCGACTAGTTCTTAATTCTTCTGTTGCGGCAGGCACATGTCTAAACGAGACCAACGGCGCCTGCCGCACGACTTTCACCTCTGGACCCAAGTCTCGGAAACGGTTGATCCGTTGCGGCGGAAAGGCTTGATGAAATTGGGGGGCGGTCCGCTCCCCGTTCCTGAGGAGTTTGCCCCTCCCCCAGTTCCCGAGAAAAAGGCACCGCCGAAAAAACTCACCCTCGGCAAGCCATTCCTTCCCCCTTA includes the following:
- the dnaQ gene encoding DNA polymerase III subunit epsilon, with product MREIVLDTETTGLSPQGGDRLVEIGGVELINHIPTGKHYHVYINPQRSMPEEAFRVHGLSEEFLSGKPLFKDVVAEFLEFIGDSTLVIHNAPFDMGFLNHQLDGLGKPKLSNPVIDTVMVARAKHPGARVSLDALCKVYGIDNSRRTLHGALLDSEILAEVYLELIGGKQVSLALAAEAETTAAETVVTRVPVLPRPSPLPNRIQAEEFAAHEAFVAKMGDSAIWGKYRDPASETSQ
- the coaE gene encoding dephospho-CoA kinase (Dephospho-CoA kinase (CoaE) performs the final step in coenzyme A biosynthesis.) translates to MYKLGVTGSIATGKSTVLEGFSKLGVPVFSADQAVAELYSGGAAKEVEALFPGVLEHGVVNRQTLSLKLAADPSGFARLEALVHPLVRKKIAQFLAASEKAGHALAVVEVPLLFESGFNYGFDGIAVTHVSSALQRDRVLARPGMTVDKMETIIARQMPQAAKMERANYLFDTEQTRERIEAQIAQLVEDVRAKRDIK
- a CDS encoding FxsA family protein, whose product is MGRFILFGFIALPLLEIAMFVVVGRAIGLLPTLGLVILAAVLGGFLLRQQGLGAINRLRTNVNQGTVPGRTMFDATMIGVAAMFLLIPGFISDIVALLLLLPTVRGFLFGQLAKNVTVVETTTSYRRADESYDFRAEPQRTIDLDKDDWRKDG
- a CDS encoding Maf family protein, producing the protein MLILASTSKTRKSLLDNAGLRFSSHAADVDERAEERAASEAGGDGRDVALLLARRKAEAVSSLFPHAMVIGADQTLALGPDLLHKPSSSQSAADQLDLLRGKTHRLHAGVSLVQNGLELWSHLESAELTMREFTPEERDDLLMLEGEAVLTTVGGYRLEGPSIRLFEKVSGDYFTILGLPLLPLLQALRDFAPDLLTPQD
- a CDS encoding Tim44/TimA family putative adaptor protein, with the translated sequence MDDFLDLPTLIAIVVAVFVLFRLRSVLGTRTGNERPPVDRSRSANTESKADTDDTVVPIRPHSPASAPDLDDERRARKLEAEIDQFSRGDMELAEGLKAAAAADSTFTPKSFLEGAKAAYEMIITAYAEGDRQTLKNLLEKDVFEGFQRAIADREAAGHKVDFTFVGLPKIEFSQAEDDRKNVLVTIRFHAEVVSATRNAVGDLVEGNADQVQMIADEWTFARNPKSRDPNWKVVTTNQLD
- a CDS encoding shikimate dehydrogenase, which encodes MTTKAFVIGHPIAHSRSPLIHGTWLAEHGIDGSYEAIDVAPDALPAFFERLRGGEFAGGNVTIPHKEAVFALCDEVDPLALSIGAVNTLIARDGRVTGTNTDYLGFLGNLDQGAPNWSDGAKPAIVLGAGGASRAILVALASRSIPVILLNRTRETADRLAQELDGDITVAPIDAFNDVAPHAGSVVNTTSVGMHGSRFENLDLSRLQLGSLVTDIVYSPLVTPLLADAQKLGLQTVDGLGMLLHQAVPGFAAWFGVTPQVSAQLRARIEATLGH
- the secB gene encoding protein-export chaperone SecB, producing MADETQGAAAPESGNQPSMNLMGQYIRDLSFENPGAPNSLLTAGTNPNFNVSISVGVKKQSDEVFAVELTLNAKAQREENVLFNVELVYGGIFRIRNIPEAQLSPLLMVECPRLIFPFARQVLASVTQQGGFPPLMMEPVDFSVIYRQNLAKLAAQNNTAPATEEAPKLN